A genomic region of Sphingobium sp. HWE2-09 contains the following coding sequences:
- the zwf gene encoding glucose-6-phosphate dehydrogenase, whose product MTEPSATFLLFGATGDLARRMIFPSLYNLLSDGLLPDDFLILASGRSEMDDAAFRKEVDDALRQFLAADRYDEDVATRFAAMISYQPVDAGNADQFAKLAERIDGRLERGLSVYLSTPPSLFAPTAQGLSQAGLITAKTRIAMEKPIGKDLASSRQVNDGIGALFAEEQIFRVDHYLGKETVQNLLALRFGNVMFEPLWNATAIDHVQITVGETVGLEGRVSYYDGVGALRDMVQNHMLQILSIIAMEPPARMDPTAVRDEKVKALRSLRPMTAETVKSHSVRGQYTPGAVGGQIVTGYADELGQASDTETFVALKAYVDNWRWQGVPFYLRTGKRMPARQSEIMIRFKPVRHSIFGRDGHGSGLEANTLIIRLQPEEYIRLTIMSKRPGLERQVKLDEVTLDVSLTAAFAGQRRRIAYERLILDLLVGDQTLFVRRDEVEAQWTWIDSIIDGWKDANMKVSPYSSGNWGPSSAIALIERDGASWHD is encoded by the coding sequence TTGACCGAGCCGTCTGCTACGTTTCTACTATTTGGCGCCACCGGTGATCTGGCCCGCCGGATGATCTTTCCATCGCTCTACAATCTGCTGTCCGATGGCCTGTTGCCCGACGACTTTCTGATCCTGGCGTCCGGCCGGTCGGAGATGGACGACGCCGCCTTCCGCAAGGAAGTGGACGATGCGCTGCGCCAGTTCCTGGCGGCCGACCGCTATGACGAGGACGTCGCGACGCGCTTTGCCGCGATGATCAGCTATCAACCGGTCGATGCGGGCAATGCCGATCAGTTCGCGAAACTGGCCGAGCGGATCGACGGGCGGCTGGAGCGCGGCCTGTCGGTCTATCTGTCCACCCCGCCATCGCTGTTCGCGCCGACCGCGCAGGGGCTAAGCCAGGCGGGCCTGATCACGGCCAAGACGCGGATCGCGATGGAAAAGCCGATCGGCAAGGATCTGGCATCGTCCAGGCAGGTCAATGACGGCATCGGTGCGCTGTTCGCCGAAGAGCAGATTTTCCGCGTCGACCATTATCTGGGCAAGGAAACGGTGCAGAATCTGCTGGCGCTGCGCTTTGGCAACGTCATGTTCGAACCCTTGTGGAACGCAACCGCGATCGACCATGTGCAGATCACCGTAGGGGAGACGGTCGGGCTGGAAGGCCGGGTTTCCTATTATGACGGGGTCGGCGCGCTGCGCGACATGGTGCAGAACCATATGCTCCAGATCCTGTCGATCATCGCGATGGAGCCGCCCGCGCGGATGGACCCCACCGCCGTGCGCGACGAAAAGGTGAAGGCGCTTCGCTCGCTTCGCCCGATGACGGCGGAAACGGTCAAGAGTCATAGCGTGCGCGGCCAATACACGCCCGGCGCGGTCGGGGGCCAGATCGTCACCGGCTATGCCGACGAACTGGGCCAAGCGTCCGACACCGAAACCTTTGTCGCGCTTAAGGCCTATGTCGACAATTGGCGCTGGCAAGGGGTGCCCTTCTACCTGCGCACCGGCAAGCGGATGCCCGCGCGCCAGTCCGAAATCATGATCCGGTTCAAGCCGGTGCGCCATTCAATCTTCGGTCGCGACGGGCATGGGTCCGGGCTGGAGGCCAATACGCTGATCATCCGGTTGCAGCCGGAGGAATATATTCGCCTGACCATCATGAGCAAAAGACCGGGTCTGGAGCGGCAGGTGAAGCTGGACGAAGTGACGCTGGACGTGTCGCTGACCGCCGCTTTCGCCGGGCAGCGGCGCCGCATCGCCTATGAACGGTTGATCCTGGACCTGCTGGTCGGGGACCAGACGCTGTTCGTGCGGCGGGACGAAGTGGAAGCACAATGGACGTGGATCGATTCTATCATCGACGGGTGGAAGGACGCGAACATGAAGGTGTCGCCCTATTCGTCCGGGAACTGGGGACCATCCTCAGCCATTGCCCTTATCGAACGTGACGGAGCCAGCTGGCATGACTGA
- the edd gene encoding phosphogluconate dehydratase: protein MTDLHPVIAKVTDRIVERSAASRLKYLDLIERGRDAGTNRDQLSCGNLAHGFAASGEDKAVIRTGRAMNIGIVTSYNDMLSAHQPFGRYPEQIKIAAREVGATAQVAGGVPAMCDGVTQGQAGMDLSLFSRDTIALSTAVSLSHAMFEGTLLLGICDKIVPGLLIGALRFGHLPTILVPAGPMPSGLANKEKVRIRQLYAEGKVGRDELLESESASYHGAGTCTFYGTANSNQMMMEMMGLHMPGSAFVNPGTKLRSELTRAATHRIADIGWDGDDYRPLGHCVDEKAIVNAIIGLMATGGSTNHAIHVPAIARAAGIHVDWTDFAEISDVVPLLARVYPNGSGDVNHFHAAGGMAVVIRELLDAGLLHRDILTVARQGLTDYGKEPVLEDEALVWKDVTASRDEAMLRPASNPFSADGGMKLLQGNLGRCVMKVSAVDPERWTIEAPAAIFQDQDDVLRAFKAGELERDVVVVVRFQGPKANGMPELHKLTPALGVLQDRGFKVALLTDGRMSGASGKVPAAIHLSPEALGGGPIGKLRDGDLVRVCAETGTVEALVDAATWDARDIPAAPPPPYDTGRELFALFRHHSDLAEQGASPILAAMESEI from the coding sequence ATGACTGACCTGCATCCGGTGATCGCCAAGGTCACCGATCGTATCGTGGAGCGCAGCGCTGCTTCGCGCCTGAAATATCTGGACCTGATCGAACGGGGCCGCGACGCGGGCACCAACCGCGATCAATTGTCCTGCGGCAACCTGGCCCATGGCTTTGCGGCGAGTGGCGAGGACAAGGCGGTGATCCGTACCGGCCGGGCGATGAATATCGGCATCGTCACCTCCTATAACGACATGCTGTCGGCCCATCAGCCCTTCGGCCGCTATCCCGAACAGATCAAGATCGCCGCGCGCGAAGTGGGCGCGACGGCGCAGGTGGCAGGCGGCGTGCCCGCCATGTGCGACGGCGTGACCCAGGGGCAGGCGGGCATGGACCTGTCGCTGTTCAGCCGCGACACGATCGCGCTGTCGACCGCCGTGTCGCTGAGCCATGCGATGTTCGAAGGTACGTTGCTGCTGGGCATTTGCGACAAGATCGTGCCGGGCCTGCTGATCGGCGCGCTGCGTTTCGGGCATCTGCCCACCATCTTGGTTCCGGCGGGGCCGATGCCCTCGGGCCTGGCCAACAAGGAAAAGGTGCGTATCCGCCAGCTTTATGCGGAAGGCAAAGTCGGGCGGGACGAATTGCTGGAATCAGAAAGCGCTTCCTATCATGGCGCGGGCACCTGCACCTTCTATGGCACCGCCAACTCCAACCAGATGATGATGGAAATGATGGGCCTGCACATGCCCGGTTCCGCCTTCGTCAATCCGGGCACGAAGCTGCGCAGCGAACTGACCCGCGCGGCGACGCACAGAATCGCCGACATCGGCTGGGATGGCGATGATTACCGACCGCTGGGCCATTGCGTCGATGAAAAGGCGATCGTCAATGCGATCATCGGCCTGATGGCGACGGGCGGCTCCACCAATCATGCGATTCATGTCCCCGCCATTGCGCGGGCGGCGGGCATCCATGTCGATTGGACCGACTTTGCCGAGATTTCCGACGTCGTGCCGCTGCTGGCGCGGGTCTATCCCAACGGATCGGGCGACGTGAACCATTTCCACGCGGCAGGCGGCATGGCGGTGGTGATCCGCGAATTGCTGGATGCCGGGCTGCTGCACCGCGACATCCTGACGGTCGCGCGGCAGGGGTTGACCGATTATGGCAAGGAGCCGGTGCTGGAGGACGAAGCGCTGGTCTGGAAGGATGTGACTGCCTCCCGCGACGAAGCGATGCTGCGGCCTGCGTCCAACCCGTTCAGCGCCGATGGCGGCATGAAGCTGCTGCAGGGCAATCTCGGCCGCTGCGTCATGAAGGTGAGCGCCGTCGACCCGGAACGCTGGACGATCGAGGCGCCAGCCGCCATCTTCCAGGATCAGGACGATGTGCTGCGCGCATTCAAGGCGGGCGAGTTGGAGCGCGACGTGGTGGTCGTGGTCCGCTTCCAGGGGCCAAAGGCCAACGGGATGCCCGAACTGCACAAACTGACCCCGGCGCTGGGCGTGTTGCAGGATCGCGGGTTCAAGGTCGCATTGCTGACCGATGGGCGCATGTCCGGCGCGTCGGGCAAGGTGCCTGCCGCCATCCACCTGTCGCCCGAAGCGCTGGGCGGTGGCCCGATCGGCAAGCTGCGCGACGGCGACCTGGTGCGGGTCTGTGCGGAAACCGGCACGGTCGAGGCGCTGGTGGATGCCGCAACATGGGATGCCCGCGACATCCCCGCCGCCCCGCCGCCGCCCTATGACACTGGGCGCGAACTGTTCGCACTGTTCCGCCACCATAGCGACCTGGCCGAACAGGGCGCGTCGCCGATCCTGGCGGCGATGGAAAGCGAGATTTAG
- the glk gene encoding glucokinase — protein MTDIIAGDIGGTNARFARASLDEQGVPTLGTVRKYKVADHQSLQACWAAFVEDEKKAGDGPLPDAASIAFATAIGRDVIKLTNSNWVIRADTLAQDIGMRTVRLVNDFEAVAHAVSRLPAENLPLLFGEEKPFPTDGGVTVLGPGTGLGVAMIAYDQGKPHVIATEGGHLDFAPLDPMEEKILSYLRDKFLRVSTERIVSGPGLNYIYKAMATIGHDRVMLMEDPELWQAALEGTDEFARRALDRFCLCYGSVAGDLALAHGPHGVVLAGGLTQRMRDFLSHSGFHTRFKAKGRFESLMATVPIRLAVHDEIGLFGAAAAFREG, from the coding sequence ATGACCGACATCATCGCCGGCGACATCGGCGGGACCAACGCACGCTTCGCCCGCGCTTCGCTGGACGAACAGGGCGTGCCGACGCTTGGCACCGTGCGCAAATATAAGGTCGCCGACCATCAGAGCCTGCAAGCCTGCTGGGCCGCTTTTGTCGAGGATGAGAAGAAAGCGGGCGACGGCCCCTTGCCTGACGCTGCCTCGATCGCCTTCGCCACCGCGATCGGGCGCGACGTGATCAAGCTGACCAACAGCAATTGGGTGATCCGCGCCGACACGCTGGCGCAGGATATCGGGATGCGCACGGTGCGCCTGGTCAATGATTTCGAAGCGGTCGCCCATGCGGTGTCGCGCCTGCCTGCCGAAAATCTGCCGCTGCTGTTCGGCGAGGAAAAACCCTTCCCCACCGATGGCGGCGTCACCGTCCTTGGCCCGGGCACCGGCCTTGGCGTCGCGATGATCGCCTATGATCAGGGCAAACCCCATGTCATCGCGACCGAGGGCGGGCATCTGGACTTCGCGCCGCTCGACCCGATGGAGGAAAAGATCCTCTCTTATCTGCGCGACAAATTCCTGCGGGTATCGACCGAACGGATAGTGTCGGGACCGGGCCTTAACTATATCTACAAGGCGATGGCGACGATCGGCCATGATCGCGTCATGCTGATGGAAGACCCGGAATTGTGGCAGGCCGCGCTGGAGGGCACGGACGAGTTCGCTCGGCGCGCGCTGGATCGCTTCTGCCTCTGCTATGGGTCGGTCGCGGGCGACCTGGCGCTGGCGCATGGGCCGCATGGCGTGGTGCTGGCGGGCGGCCTGACACAGCGGATGCGCGATTTCCTTTCGCACAGCGGTTTTCATACGCGGTTCAAGGCCAAGGGCCGGTTCGAAAGCCTGATGGCGACCGTGCCAATCCGCCTGGCCGTGCATGACGAGATCGGCCTGTTTGGAGCGGCCGCCGCTTTCCGCGAAGGCTGA
- the eda gene encoding bifunctional 4-hydroxy-2-oxoglutarate aldolase/2-dehydro-3-deoxy-phosphogluconate aldolase: protein MSKLTVEQVMDLAPVIPVLVVDRVEDALTIARALVAGGLPALEVTLRTPAALDVIREMASVEGAVVGAGTVLNPDQLDAAMEAGARFIVSPGLTKPLGKAAIAAKIPFLPGTATAGDIMRGMDMGLSHFKFFPAETSGGLPALKALAAPLHTARFCPTGGITAQSAPEWLAQPFVKCVGGSWVVPKGPVDGAKIEALAREAAALAA from the coding sequence ATGAGCAAATTGACGGTCGAGCAGGTCATGGACCTGGCCCCGGTTATCCCCGTGCTGGTGGTCGATCGCGTGGAAGACGCGCTGACGATCGCGCGCGCGCTGGTCGCGGGCGGCCTGCCCGCACTGGAAGTCACGCTGCGCACGCCTGCCGCGCTGGACGTGATCCGCGAAATGGCGAGCGTGGAGGGCGCGGTGGTCGGCGCCGGCACGGTGCTGAACCCCGATCAACTCGACGCAGCGATGGAGGCGGGCGCGCGCTTCATCGTCAGCCCCGGCCTCACCAAGCCATTGGGCAAGGCGGCGATTGCGGCGAAAATCCCCTTCCTGCCCGGCACCGCGACGGCGGGCGACATCATGCGCGGCATGGACATGGGCCTGTCCCACTTCAAATTCTTTCCCGCCGAAACATCGGGCGGCTTGCCTGCGCTCAAGGCGCTGGCCGCGCCGCTGCATACCGCCCGCTTCTGCCCCACCGGCGGCATCACGGCGCAGAGCGCGCCCGAATGGCTGGCCCAGCCTTTCGTCAAATGCGTCGGCGGCAGCTGGGTGGTGCCCAAGGGACCGGTGGACGGAGCGAAGATCGAAGCGCTGGCCCGCGAAGCCGCGGCACTGGCGGCCTGA